A window of the Oncorhynchus mykiss isolate Arlee chromosome 15, USDA_OmykA_1.1, whole genome shotgun sequence genome harbors these coding sequences:
- the LOC110490084 gene encoding high mobility group-T protein-like, translated as MGKDPRKPRGKMSSYAYFVQTCRAEHKKKQPEASVNFAEFSKKCSERWKPMSPKEKGTFEDMAKQDKVRYEREMKNYIPPNGQKKKRFKDPNAPKRPPSAFFIFCADFRAKIKSEHPGLSIGDTAKKLGVMWNSSAAEEKKPYEKKAATLKEKYDKDIASYRTNGRVDTASSAAADDDDDEDDEEDDDEDDDE; from the exons ATGGGGAAAGATCCTAGGAAGCCGAGAGGCAAGATGTCCTCATATGCTTACTTCGTGCAGACCTGCAGGGCGGAGCACAAGAAGAAACAGCCCGAAGCCAGCGTCAACTTCGCCGAGTTCTCCAAGAAATGCTCAGAGCGATGGAAG CCCATGTCTCCTAAAGAAAAAGGAACGTTTGAGGACATGGCAAAGCAAGACAAGGTCCGCTACGAGAGAGAAATGAAGAACTACATCCCACCCAATGGCCAGAAAAAGAAGAGGTTTAAGGATCCCAATGCCCCCAAGAGACCGCC GTCTGCGTTCTTCATCTTCTGTGCTGACTTCCGGGCCAAGATAAAGAGCGAGCACCCAGGCCTGTCCATTGGAGACACTGCTAAGAAGCTGGGAGTGATGTGGAACAGCTCTGCAGCTGAGGAGAAGAAGCCGTACGAGAAGAAGGCAGCCACGCTGAAGGAGAAATACGACAAG GATATTGCATCATACCGCACCAATGGTAGAGTGGATACTGCCTCCTCCGCAGCTGCTGATGACGACGACGATGAAGATGATGAGGAGGATGACGATGAGGATGATGACGAGTAG